Below is a window of Tolypothrix bouteillei VB521301 DNA.
TTTCACTTCCGATAAATTTGTTTCTAGAAAATTTAATAACTCGCCACTGTAACAGCAATCAAGCCAAACAATCTGTTGCTTTACTGGACTGCTTGCTAATATTTCCCGTAAATCTCTAACTGAAAAGCCCCATCTGTCCCCTTCTGGATCTGCTTCACTGGTAGCCAAAAAACTTTGTATATTATGATTCTCTCCCTTAAGCAAACCATGTCCCGCAAAATACAATAACGCTGTATTAGCAATTATGTGACTTTTCGGGTGAAAAAGCCGCTTAATCGCTTCTTCGAGTTCTTGTTTCTGTAGTAATTCCTTCGGACTGACTTCCCGTTTCCCTGTCTGAGAAGGCAAACGCTGCACCTCAAAATCCCCATAATCCTCTAGAAGTCGTGCTATCGCTTCTGCATCCTTTGCAGGTTGCGAGAGATTCTTCATATAAGGGTACCGATTAATACCAACAACCAGGGCTTCCCGCTTCATGGCAAAGTAAATTTAAGGTGATGTTGAATATATTTTGATACAAATTTTTACAGAGAAACATCAAGTTTTTGGGGGTATGTCAAAATCTTTCCTTTCTCTGTCAAGCGTACAATTACTTTATTGGTGCTTGCGTTTTCCGGAATCCTTATAATTATGGATGTATCTCCGTGTTGATTCTTGATATTATTATACTTATGTCTGCTAATACAACACTACTTGCTCTACTACTAGTTCTGAAGGACTTTGATGTTACCTTGACTCCTTCTGAAAACACTGAATTAGAAACGATTGGGGAGCAACTTGCTCTCGACTTTCCCCAACGCTGGAATGATATTCAAGAACGCTTGATGAAATTAATTTCATCAAACACTTCTCTATATCAGCGCTATCAGGCGACTAAAGCTAAGCTGGAAATCATGGACAGTCATCTTTTAGCTTCCTTATTACCGAATAAGGGTGAGCTAGAGAAGGAGCTAGTAACTAATAGTAAGCGTGAAGTACGCGGTTATAAACCGCCTAGGTTGGCTAAGCCTGACAGTGGTAATGAAATAGTCAACGATATTGTTGTCCCCATTTTAAGAAGTGATGAGCCATCTGAAAAAGCCAAGCAACTTAGCTTTCTTGAGCGTCTTCAGAAAAAACTTTACCAATGATCTAATTTATACTTACCCATTTCATGGCTCATCTAGTCTATCCCACTGTCGATTTGTTTCTCTATGACTTGCGAGATGCACTCGGACATAGTACTGCACAACTAGAAGAAAATCGTCAGTCGTTCTTTCAAAAATTACCAACAAATATTCATTTTTCAATTCAAGAGAAAGATGAAGAGATCCAAGTTGAATTGGAAGCTGATTTTGTAGAATTACTTGGTGACAAACAAATAACACCTTTAGATTTAAAATCTCCAGATTATGAAGGATATTATTATCCAGTACGGTTGAGCGATACTTATGGGCTATTAGTAGATTGTTCGATTGCCGATCGCATTGCTCTTTATCCAATTAGTAGCATCAAAACTTTACGCAACCTGATTTTCCAAAGCATAAACTATCAAGAAGCAAATTTAGGGGAAACCTGGTTAGTGTCTGGTAGTCTTTCAAAGACGACTGCTCCAGAACAGTCTGAAATGATTGCTCGCGAATGCTATCAAAACTTAATTCCTAACGCTAACTGGCAGAATAATTTGCAGGGTAAAGGTCAGATTTTAGGAGGATGTATCTTTGAATTGCGCCAAGAGAATTTTAGAAAATTAGGGTCTCCTGTCACTATAGAAGATAGAATTGAAGACAATCATCATGTTATAATTATCATTTATCCTGATGAAGTTACAGCAGAAAAATCGGGAGAATTGATTGATGATTGGTTGCGATTATTTTGTTATAGAAGTAAAATTATTTGGGCGTATAATGAAAGCAGAAAAATAAAGACATATTTAAAAAAAGATTTTGTTGAGATTCAGGATTTTATCTTATTTTTAAGAAAAAAAGAATCAGAAAAAATTACTTTGAAGCAGCTTCAGAAAAATTTAGGTAGAGTTGAAAATTTATTTTCTCAATATACAATTGATTTAAATTATCTAGATTATCAATCTAATACTATTGAAGTTAATCTGTACAATTATTCCCAACGATTGAAGACTATATTGGAAAACTCAACTGCCGGGGGAATTCAAAGCGATTTAGAGTTTTTGAAGAAATTTAGTCAGCAAGTACAAGAAAAATATTTGCGGCAGCTACAAAAAGATTATCATAATTTGAGTAAGGGCTTAGAAATGTTAAATATCGCAGTCAATTTTATACGCGTTGAAGTAGAAGTCAATCGTGCGCGAAGTGCTCAAAATTTCCAAAATACTATTGCTATTATTGGTGTGGGATTGACTGCAGGTTCGATGGTTGCATCTTTAGAAAAACTGGGAGAAGGGAATACAGATCCACTCAGTATTCTCCTTAGCAAATATATAGGAAATCCAACACCAAAACCGTGGTGGTTCGATCCAGCTATTCCATTTCTATACGGAATTGGTGTAGCGATCGCAGCAGCCGTATTGACTTGGGTGGCAATTTACTTATGGGGTTCTACAAGTCACAGACAAGGTTAAGATGTCTGCTGCATAAAACTTAGCAACCAGTTTGCAGCCGTTGCTCTGCGAGTTTGTCGGGGTCCAAACTCTCCAATTTTATAACCTTTAAAGCCTAGTTTTTCCTTTAAGAGTTGTTTGTTCTCTGGTGGAATCGAACGAGTCAGCTTGACTGTTGCAGGGCGACTTTCAATAAAATTAGGTGGTTCGGGATACTCATCCCGCCACTCGGGTGTAACTTGTGTGTTATCCCACTGTTTGGTTGACGAGTCATAGCGATAGCCCAAAAAGTGCCAGACTAACTGATTGACTGTAGCGTCATCAATTTCTTCGTTGAGAATTGCCCAAATAGTTTCTGTTGTCAGAGATGGCAAATTAGACATAGATACCTAAACAATTCAAAATTGCGATAATAAACAAAGTAGGCTGAAATGTATCAAACCCTAACTAGTTAATGCAGAATACCACACCGCAGTCAAAGCAAGTTCGCGCCCACGTATTTATTTCTGGGAGAGTTCAAGGGGTAGGTTATCGCTATGCTACCGTGGAAACTGCCACCCAACTCAGATTAACGGGTTGGGTGCGGAATCTCCCTAATGGGGACGTAGAAGCAGTTTTTGAAGGAACTCAGGAGGTAGTAGATGAGATAATTCGTTGGTGTTATGAAGGCCCACCAGCTGCTATGGTGAAAGATGTGCATATAGAATACGAACAACCGGAAGGGCTGCAAGGATTTCAAGTGAGGCGCTAGTACAACTCTTTTACTCGTTCATATCTTTATATGTGGCTAGCGCGGAAGGAGACAACCGACTGAGATAGCGGAAGATCCAGTACTTGAATATAGTATCTAAAATTACGGGAAAAGTGGCAATAAATAAAGATATCAAGCTTTGATTGGCTGGAAGTCCGAGATGTTTCGCAAAACTATCTAGAATCACCTCCCATCCATGAGGTGAGTGAAAACCTACAAATGTATCCGTGAATAAGATAATTAAAAAAGCTTTAGCACTATCACTTAAACCATAAATGATATTATCTAAAAAAGCTTTTACGACAAGAATTTCTTTCTGACTTGTAACAATAACTAAAGCAAAAGCAATCAGCGCTAATAAATCAGCAAAAATATTGCTAATAGCACTATTAGTTTTTGCTTGAAATTCCTCAACAAGTTCGTGCGCCTTCTCTTTGACTTGGTGCTCTATTGACTCCGGAGAAATAGGCGGTGCTTGAGAGATGAAATGTTGAAATTGAAGCTTTTTTTCAAAATTCTTTAATTCTTTAAAAGCTTCTTCTTCCATCTCAGAGTTAAGAAAAATTTGATTTGGAGTTTCGCCTCTTACTCTTGCAATAATAGGTTCTATCAAAGGTTTAGAGAAATGCTGAGTTAGCATTGGTATAATGACTAACAACAGTAAAAATCTAACTGCCATTCTTGTTCTATTTTGAGAAATACGAAAATTTCTCACAAATTTTGCTTCAGCTTCTGGAGAAAAATCTTCTTGAATTCTACTGAAGGTTCTGCCAATAGTTCTAGGTAAAAGCCCTGATTTATTAAAAGCAGATTCAACCCTCATCTCAGTTCCTTGAGATGAAGTTATTGGATTTTCAATAACATTACTAACTTCTAAAGAATTTTGTGGTTTTAATACTATATTGCGATCGCTGGCTTGTGTTGGCTTTTCTTGTCTGTAAGTATACTGATCTAGTATTTCATCAATAAACTGTAGCTTTTCCAAAAAGCTAGCATTGGAAGTGTTTAAAACCGAATTACCTATCTGAAATTCTGTTAATCTTAATTTAATGATAATAAGGTTTTTTTCTAATTGTACCTGCCAATAAGACATGGCAGTTTCAGAATAATTTCCCGTTGCGGAAGATATTTTCTTTCCAGCAAAGTGTTCGACTTCAAGATTTCTTATGGTTTGAGCCGCCCGATAAGCTTCTACAAGTGCTCTTTCTGGTGTACCTGTCAGCCATCGGTAGATAAATTGCAAATGTTCTTGAATTTTTTCTTTAAAAACCACTGTCTTTTTCTTCAAAAAATAATCTTTCATGAGAATATTTATGGATTTAGGTATGCATTTGAGGTTGTTGAGTTAATTTTCAAGTCAACAATAGCAGATGAGAGAGCCCAAAAAACGGAACAGATAAACTCTAATTTTTAAGGCGATCGCCCATCTCCAAGAATTTTACACATTGTAAATACCTTCAGGGCTTACCGTACTAGTCTGACAGTATTGGTAGAATTGATTCATGGATAACGCAAGTTCATCCAAGAACTTACCTACACTTGCTTCCAACACATCTTTACCTGCTCATTCCAGCAAAACCGAATTGAGGATGTGTTTTTTCCAGTAGTGCTTCTACTGTTGGTGCAAACGCATTAGCAAATAGCCGTGGAAGACTTTGGGCGTCTCGACGCGCAATACTTTCTCTGAGTTTTTGCTCTAATTCAACTGACAACTGCAAGGTAATAGTCGTCATCTTTTATCAATGCAGGTAAACTACTTTTTATGTTATCAGGGTTATTGAGTGTATTTCCCAGTCCCCAGTCCTCAGACCAGTTCCTTTTTGCACCCACTTCTTAAAAGAAGATAATTGGCTACATTACACACAGCAATCTAAATCTAGCATTAGTATTGTGAGCGCGATACGCCTTAAGGGGTTAAGCTTTGCTTATTGCTCTTTCCCTACCCTCAGAAAGTTCAGATAACATCAGATTATGAAACTCAGCCTGTGCATGATTGTCAAAAACGAACAAACAACGCTTCCTAAATGTCTGAGTAGCGTTAAGAACCTTGTTGATGAGATGGTTGTGTTAGACACAGGTTCAACAGATAATACTCCACAAATCGCTAAAAAATTTGGTGCTGAGGTACACCATTTTGAATGGTGCAATGACTTTAGTGCTGCTCGCAATGAAGCTTTAAAATATGTGACAGGTGATTGGGTTCTTGTACTTGACGCAGATGAATCTCTCACCCAAAAAATAGTACCGCAGTTAAAAGAAGCTATACAAAGGGAAGAATACCTGCTTATTAACCTGGTACGCCACGAAGTTGGTGCAGAACAATCTCCTTATTCCTTGGTTTCTCGCCTATTCCGCAAGCATCCTGAAATCTCCTTTTCTCGCCCTTACCACGCTTTGGTAGATGATAGTGTATCTACGCTGATCGATAAAGAACCGCATTGGCAAATTGGTTACTTGGAAGGAGTTGCCATTTTACATACAGGATATCAAAAAGATACTATAGCCCGACAGAATAAATTTGCTAAAGCACAAGCAGCAATGGAGAAGTTTTTTGCTGCTCATCCTAACGATCCCTATGTTTGTAGTAAATTGGGTGCAGTTTATGTAGAACAAGGCAAAGTCATACAAGGAGTAGAGTTGCTAGCGCGAGGAGTTGCTTCTGCTGAAGAGAACTACGATATTTTGTACGAACTTTATTACCATTTGGGTATTGCTTACAGTCGGCTGCAAAATACCAGACAGGCGATCGCTCACTATCAAGCTGCTATCAAATTACCTATTTATCCAATCCTAAAATTAGGAGCATATAACAATCTGGGTGCTCTGTTCAAAGCATCTGGAGATCTAAATGGTGCAAAAATAGCTTATGAAACAGCTTTAAAAATCGATCCCAGTTTTACAATAGGATACTATAATCTTGGCATGACATTAAAAGCAATGAATTTGCTCAAAGACGCGATCGCAGCTTATCAAAAAGCCATTCAATTAAATCCTAAATATGCCGAAGCTTACCAAAACCTGGGAGTTGTGCTATTAAAACTAGGCTATGTAGAAGATAGTTTAACTGCTTTTAGATCTGCGATCGCACTTCACGAACAACACAATCCCGAAGAGGCAAAACGACTGCGCCAAGGTTTGAAAGAGATGGGATTGATGGCTAATAGCTAGTAGCTATTTGCTGCTAGCTAATGGTAGGCTGGCCATTAGCCATTAGCCATTAGCCATTAGCTATTAGTAATTAACCAGTCACTAATTTTACAAACCTTTCCAATCTGTCCATTCCCTTTTCAATTGTTGCCATATCCGTAGCATAGGAAAGGCGAATGTTATCATCAGCACCAAAGGCTATTCCTGGAATAACTGCAACTTGCTCTTTCTCTAGCAAGGCGTTACAGAAATCCAGAGATTTTAGCCCTGTTTTGCTAATATCGGGAAATAGGTAGAAAGCGCCATCAGGTTTGATACAGGTGAGTCCGGGAATTGCATTTAGTCTTTCCAACATCACCTGTCGCCGTTGTGCGAAACCTTGGCGCATTTGTTCGACACAGTCTTGGGAACTTTCCAAAGCTGCGATCGCACCATATTGAGCAAAAGTACATACATTAGATGTACTGTGGCTTTGAATGGTAATCGTTGCTTTCATCAAATCGAGAGGTCCTGCCAAGTATCCTATGCGCCATCCTGTCATGGAGTAAGCTTTGGCAAAACCATTACTAATAATGGTTCGAGCAAAAATTTCTTCTCCTACCGAACCAATACTGACGTGTTTTGCACCGTCATAAAGAATCTTTTCGTAAATCTCGTCAGAAACGACAAGGATATCTTTCTCAACGACTATCTCGGCTATTGCTTTGATTTCATCTGGGGTATAAACCATCCCTGTAGGATTGGATGGCGAGTTGAGAATTAATAACTTCGTCTTGGGGGTAATCGCTTTACGTAACTGTTCGGGAGTAATTTTATAACCCGTAGAAGCATCTGTAGAAACGATGACTGAAACCCCATCTGCAAGCGTTACCATCTCAGGATAGCTTAACCAATAAGGTGCAGGAATAATAACCTCATCACCTGATTCAATCAGCGCAAGTATCAAATTGAACAGAGAATGTTTCCCACCATTAGTGACAATGACATTTTCTGCTTTGTAATCCAAACCGTTATCAGTTTTAAGCTTGCGGGCAATAGCTTCTCTTAACTTTGGTTCTCCTGCGGCTGGTCCATACTTAGTCTTACCATCATCTAGGGCTTTTTGTGCAGCAGCCTTGACGTGCGCCGGACTGTCATAATCTGGTTCTCCTGCGCTAAAACTACAAACATCTATACCCTCTGCCTTCATCGCCTTGGCTTTTGCAGCGATGGCTAAGGTTATGGAAGGCGTTACCTGACTCACTCGTCCTGCAAGCTTCATCGTTACTTTATTAGGCAAATTCTTACCTATTAAAGGATATACCAGAAACTTTATCGATTTTTGTCTTTTAATAATTCCTTTTGTAAGCTGGTTGTAGATGTTAGTACATTTAAACTATTTTGCTGGGGGTAATGCTTTGCGCTCCAACCTCTAAGATCGGGTTCGCCTAAGTAATGACGATAAGAATGAAGCGGAGATTGGGAGACGCGGCGACACGCTTAATTTTTAATCGTAAGCCATTATCCGAACACGATATAACCAGCGATCGCTAAACCAAAATTTTATTGTTAAGAACTTTAACAATTTTTTGACACCTGCGTAAATCTATTTACAGCCTCCGTTAAGTTAATGAGGGTTTAAATCGGAGGTAAACTTCTGATGGAACCTAAACTTACCTAGTACAGATCGACACACACTTTTTTAGGAGAAAATAACATGACTGTCATTGACGGTACTTCTGGAAACGATACACTTTACGGGACTGAATTTGCGGATAGCATCTACGCTTACGGAGGGGATGATACTGTTTACGCTTATGCGGGAGACGATACCGTTTACGCTGGTGCTGGCAACGATTACATTGACGGATTAGATGGCAACGACACCATTTATGGTGAAGCTGGTAACGATACGTTACTAGGTTACAACGGTAATGACTTCCTCAGTGGTGGTAGTGGGAATGACACCATTTATGGTGAAGCAGGCGATGACACCATAGTTGGCGGTTATGGCCAAGATACACTCTGGGGAGGTGCTGGAGCAGATAAATTTGTCTTCAACAACTTGTATGAAGGCATTGACGTTATCAAAGACTTCGAGTGGACTGAAGGAGACAAAATTCTGGTTTCCGAGGCTGGATTTGGTGCTTGGTCTAATAACGACTTTAGCTATGACAGCTCAACTGGTGGTTTGTTCTTCCTTAATGTTCAGTTTGCCACGATTGAAAACAAACCTGCTGCTTTCTCTACCAATCTTGATATTCAACTCGTCTAATCTTACTGCAACGCAGTTCTCTTTATATGCGAGTGGCTCACCAATCTACTTTCCATCTAAGGAAAATTCACGACCAAAAGGGGTAGATAGAGTAGAAAATCTTTTCTTTTCCTTGCTTTTTACAGCAATCGTTGCATTTTATTCAACCGCTTGACTGCCAATTTTATAGGTCAAGAATGAAATTTTCCAAGAAAGTAGTTTATTCCCACCGTCTTGCACGGGTGGGATTTTTTATGTTTGTTCGCTACTGCTCAAACGCATCTGAAAATACTGTCGGTACAAATTACAACGAGGTTGTACTTGATTGCCAGAAAGTTTTACTAATCCCATACTTTGTAACTGATAAGCGGATATAGGTTCTATTTGTACGGGATGAGTTGTATCAATCACTTGTTGAAAAGCAGCTGCTAATTTGGGACGTTCTTGCAAATCTAACCAATATTTCCATAAATGAGGGCGGTAAATACCAGCTTCAGTCGGTGCTTCCGCTAAAAGTCGATCTACTGTTATCTCCGGATGACCTTTAAGATGAGCAAAAGCTAATTCTAGCAGGTA
It encodes the following:
- a CDS encoding glycosyltransferase family 2 protein; this translates as MIVKNEQTTLPKCLSSVKNLVDEMVVLDTGSTDNTPQIAKKFGAEVHHFEWCNDFSAARNEALKYVTGDWVLVLDADESLTQKIVPQLKEAIQREEYLLINLVRHEVGAEQSPYSLVSRLFRKHPEISFSRPYHALVDDSVSTLIDKEPHWQIGYLEGVAILHTGYQKDTIARQNKFAKAQAAMEKFFAAHPNDPYVCSKLGAVYVEQGKVIQGVELLARGVASAEENYDILYELYYHLGIAYSRLQNTRQAIAHYQAAIKLPIYPILKLGAYNNLGALFKASGDLNGAKIAYETALKIDPSFTIGYYNLGMTLKAMNLLKDAIAAYQKAIQLNPKYAEAYQNLGVVLLKLGYVEDSLTAFRSAIALHEQHNPEEAKRLRQGLKEMGLMANS
- a CDS encoding pyridoxal phosphate-dependent aminotransferase; amino-acid sequence: MKLAGRVSQVTPSITLAIAAKAKAMKAEGIDVCSFSAGEPDYDSPAHVKAAAQKALDDGKTKYGPAAGEPKLREAIARKLKTDNGLDYKAENVIVTNGGKHSLFNLILALIESGDEVIIPAPYWLSYPEMVTLADGVSVIVSTDASTGYKITPEQLRKAITPKTKLLILNSPSNPTGMVYTPDEIKAIAEIVVEKDILVVSDEIYEKILYDGAKHVSIGSVGEEIFARTIISNGFAKAYSMTGWRIGYLAGPLDLMKATITIQSHSTSNVCTFAQYGAIAALESSQDCVEQMRQGFAQRRQVMLERLNAIPGLTCIKPDGAFYLFPDISKTGLKSLDFCNALLEKEQVAVIPGIAFGADDNIRLSYATDMATIEKGMDRLERFVKLVTG
- a CDS encoding calcium-binding protein yields the protein MTVIDGTSGNDTLYGTEFADSIYAYGGDDTVYAYAGDDTVYAGAGNDYIDGLDGNDTIYGEAGNDTLLGYNGNDFLSGGSGNDTIYGEAGDDTIVGGYGQDTLWGGAGADKFVFNNLYEGIDVIKDFEWTEGDKILVSEAGFGAWSNNDFSYDSSTGGLFFLNVQFATIENKPAAFSTNLDIQLV
- a CDS encoding acylphosphatase, which translates into the protein MQNTTPQSKQVRAHVFISGRVQGVGYRYATVETATQLRLTGWVRNLPNGDVEAVFEGTQEVVDEIIRWCYEGPPAAMVKDVHIEYEQPEGLQGFQVRR
- a CDS encoding DUF1823 family protein, which gives rise to MSNLPSLTTETIWAILNEEIDDATVNQLVWHFLGYRYDSSTKQWDNTQVTPEWRDEYPEPPNFIESRPATVKLTRSIPPENKQLLKEKLGFKGYKIGEFGPRQTRRATAANWLLSFMQQTS
- a CDS encoding proton extrusion protein PcxA; amino-acid sequence: MKDYFLKKKTVVFKEKIQEHLQFIYRWLTGTPERALVEAYRAAQTIRNLEVEHFAGKKISSATGNYSETAMSYWQVQLEKNLIIIKLRLTEFQIGNSVLNTSNASFLEKLQFIDEILDQYTYRQEKPTQASDRNIVLKPQNSLEVSNVIENPITSSQGTEMRVESAFNKSGLLPRTIGRTFSRIQEDFSPEAEAKFVRNFRISQNRTRMAVRFLLLLVIIPMLTQHFSKPLIEPIIARVRGETPNQIFLNSEMEEEAFKELKNFEKKLQFQHFISQAPPISPESIEHQVKEKAHELVEEFQAKTNSAISNIFADLLALIAFALVIVTSQKEILVVKAFLDNIIYGLSDSAKAFLIILFTDTFVGFHSPHGWEVILDSFAKHLGLPANQSLISLFIATFPVILDTIFKYWIFRYLSRLSPSALATYKDMNE